Proteins from a single region of Carassius carassius chromosome 37, fCarCar2.1, whole genome shotgun sequence:
- the cdaa gene encoding cytidine deaminase a, producing MSSWSPEALVKKSQEAREQAHCPYSKFRVGAAVLASDGTVFTGCNVENACYTAGLCAERTAISKAVSEGHKSFKAIAIASDLEDRFISPCGACRQFMREFGSQWDVYMSKSDGSYKLMTVEELLPCSFGPDDLRAKENH from the exons ATGAGTAGCTGGAGCCCAGAAGCGCTTGTTAAGAAATCTCAGGAGGCCAGAGAACAGGCGCACTGTCCCTATAGCAAGTTCAGAGTTGGAGCGGCTGTCTTAGCAAGCGATGGAACCGTGTTCACAG GTTGTAATGTAGAAAATGCATGTTACACTGCTGGATTGTGTGCTGAGAGGACTGCAATCTCTAAAGCTGTGTCTGAGGGACATAAGAGCTTCAAAGCCATCGCAATTGCCAG TGACCTTGAAGATCGCTTTATTTCTCCATGTGGAGCCTGTAGGCAGTTCATGAGAGAG TTTGGCTCCCAGTGGGACGTTTATATGTCCAAATCTGATGGATCTTACAAACTGATGACAGTAGAGGAGCTCTTGCCGTGTTCATTTGGCCCCGATGACCTGAGGGCAAAAGAAAACCATTAA